A portion of the Cervus elaphus chromosome X, mCerEla1.1, whole genome shotgun sequence genome contains these proteins:
- the LOC122690192 gene encoding ferritin light chain-like, whose amino-acid sequence MSTQIQQRSPEMEAAVSRLIKLHLEVSSTYLSLSVYFEGSETALNGVGRFFRALAKEKQEGAHLLLKMPKSSGGGTLIQSGQMLSPGKWNTGVDAMEDAMALEKSLNQALLDLHALACASADAQLCEFLERRFLKEEMMLLKKMGDHLANLRKMTSPEAGLQAGLGEYLFKKLSFQGD is encoded by the coding sequence ATGAGCACCCAGATCCAACAGCGTTCTCCTGAGATGGAGGCAGCAGTCAGCCGCCTGATCAAACTGCACCTAGAGGTCTCATCCACCTACCTCTCCCTGAGCGTCTACTTCGAAGGCAGCGAAACGGCTCTGAATGGTGTGGGCCGCTTCTTCAGGGCGTTGGCTAAGGAGAAGCAGGAGGGCGCCCACCTTCTCTTGAAGATGCCCAAGTCCTCAGGTGGTGGCACCCTGATCCAGAGTGGACAGATGCTGTCCCCAGGGAAGTGGAATACTGGCGTGGACGCCATGGAGGATGCCATGGCCCTGGAGAAGAGCCTGAACCAGGCGCTATTGGATCTGCATGCCCTGGCTTGTGCGAGCGCTGATGCCCAGCTCTGCGAGTTCCTGGAGCGCCGCTTCCTGAAGGAGGAGATGATGCTCCTCAAGAAGATGGGTGACCACCTGGCCAACCTGCGCAAGATGACCAGCCCTGAGGCTGGGCTACAGGCCGGGCTGGGCGAGTATCTCTTCAAAAAGCTCTCCTTCCAGGGCGACTAG